One genomic segment of Echeneis naucrates chromosome 18, fEcheNa1.1, whole genome shotgun sequence includes these proteins:
- the ccnb1ip1 gene encoding E3 ubiquitin-protein ligase CCNB1IP1: MSLCDDTLLCNFPKCRTKLSGFAWITACSHVFCDQHGSGEFSRSPAICPACSSALSGKLDIVRTELSPSEEYKAMVLAGLRPDIVLDISARALAFWSYQVHQERMYQEYSLSRAETQLKQMEKLLNQQNQSRELELSALRGEINSLKKVMEEYKRKYSEVSERLMERNRQYQKLQGLYDSLRLRNMVVGLGERDTLPQPGHHDFNTGLAQQVTPQRSPQFLSVGPDADTRFFSCLEADGANTFFQLSSPAREKGRPFKKH; encoded by the exons ATGTCTCTCTGCGATGACACACTCCTGTGTAACTTTCCAAAGTGCCGGACCAAGCTCAGTGGCTTTGCCTGGATCACAGCCTGCTCACACGTGTTCTGTGATCAGCACGGGTCTGGTGAGTTCAGCCGCTCTCCTGCCATCTGCCCGGCCTGCTCCTCTGCGCTGTCTGGGAAGTTGGACATTGTGCGGACGGAGCTGTCGCCCTCTGAGGAGTATAAAGCCATGGTGCTGGCAGGTCTGCGTCCAGACATTGTTCTGGATATCAGTGCCCGTGCTCTAGCCTTCTGGAGCTATCAG GTCCATCAGGAGCGAATGTACCAAGAGTACAGTCTGTCACGGGCCGAGACACAGCTAAAGCAAATGGAAAAGCTGTTAAACCAGCAGAACCAGAGCAGAGAGCTGGAGCTCAGTGCCTTGAGAGGGGAAATCAATTCTCTGAAGAAA GTGATGGAGGAGTACAAGAGGAAGTACAGTGAAGTTTCTGAGAGGCTGATGGAAAGGAATCGGCAGTACCAGAAACTTCAGGGGCTGTACGACTCCCTGAGGTTGCGTAACATGGTGGTTGGTCTTGGAGAAAGAGACACACTGCCACAACCAGGACATCATGACTTCAACACCG GGTTGGCTCAACAGGTGACTCCCCAGAGAAGCCCTCAGTTCCTCTCCGTGGGCCCTGACGCGGACACTCGATTTTTCTCCTGCCTGGAGGCTGACGGAGCCAATACCTTCTTCCAGTTAAGCTCCCCTGCCCGGGAGAAAGGCCGGCCCTTCAAGAAACACTAA